In a single window of the bacterium genome:
- a CDS encoding HAMP domain-containing histidine kinase translates to MARSETQPQNVTIKHRPVFMLPSRFSSRALFGLTMVLCLLLAGYFLYTRSLVRQLERDEDALSKAYARFMVNAMNPKTGLEDPDLIRKFIQSGEDTEVLRECLSEVNNPVIVTDSTGKALIVLSVNVPFNYPNDNPEAQTRIEPIIHRMDRDNRPFPIYNPSSLDVQYVIHYGDPPALVRLRVMPLYLGFLLAVFVITAFWLLRRQARTERGLIWAGMARESAHQLGTPLSSLHGWLELLKVNLQDEAGVTVKAAPAAGPTDPDNSDIMLGMAQDIERLSKVANRFELIGRRSSYQQLQLETVLLDTERYFQARLPKRGTRIQLKVHIEKLPPVRGNATLLEWAFENLIKNSIDALTGRGGVIEVKAVYDRERDEVDVTVSDNGPGIARDVRRHIFETGVTTKAKGWGVGLALVRRIVEENHGGRIVLTHSSQDKGATFLVCLPAAPH, encoded by the coding sequence ATGGCGCGCAGCGAGACCCAGCCGCAGAATGTAACGATCAAGCACCGCCCGGTGTTCATGCTCCCCAGCCGCTTCAGCTCGCGGGCGCTGTTCGGCCTCACCATGGTGCTCTGCCTCCTGCTGGCCGGCTATTTCCTGTACACTCGCAGCCTGGTGCGTCAGCTGGAGCGGGATGAGGACGCCCTGAGCAAGGCCTACGCCAGGTTCATGGTCAACGCCATGAACCCCAAGACCGGCCTGGAGGACCCCGACCTCATCCGCAAGTTCATCCAGAGCGGCGAGGACACCGAGGTGCTGCGCGAGTGCCTGAGCGAGGTCAACAACCCGGTGATCGTGACCGACTCGACCGGCAAGGCCCTGATCGTGCTGTCGGTCAACGTGCCGTTCAACTACCCCAACGACAACCCCGAGGCCCAGACACGGATCGAGCCGATAATCCATCGCATGGACCGCGACAACCGGCCGTTCCCGATCTACAACCCCTCCTCGCTGGACGTGCAGTACGTGATCCACTACGGCGACCCGCCGGCCCTGGTGCGCTTGAGGGTGATGCCGCTCTACCTGGGGTTTCTGCTGGCCGTGTTCGTGATCACCGCGTTCTGGCTCCTGCGCCGTCAGGCCCGCACCGAGCGCGGGCTGATCTGGGCCGGGATGGCGCGCGAGAGCGCCCATCAGCTCGGCACGCCCCTGTCCAGCCTGCACGGCTGGCTGGAGCTGCTCAAGGTCAACCTGCAGGACGAGGCCGGGGTGACGGTCAAAGCCGCGCCCGCCGCCGGCCCGACCGATCCGGACAACAGCGATATCATGCTCGGCATGGCCCAGGATATCGAGCGCCTGTCCAAGGTAGCCAACCGTTTCGAGCTGATCGGCCGGCGCAGCAGCTACCAGCAGCTCCAGCTCGAAACCGTGCTGCTCGACACGGAGCGCTATTTCCAGGCCCGCCTGCCCAAGCGCGGCACCCGGATACAGCTCAAGGTGCACATCGAGAAGCTCCCCCCGGTGCGCGGCAACGCCACGCTTCTGGAGTGGGCCTTCGAAAACCTGATCAAGAACAGCATCGACGCGCTCACCGGCCGCGGCGGGGTGATCGAGGTCAAGGCGGTCTACGACCGCGAGCGCGACGAGGTGGATGTCACAGTCAGCGACAACGGCCCGGGGATCGCGCGGGACGTGCGGCGGCACATTTTCGAGACCGGGGTCACCACCAAGGCCAAGGGTTGGGGAGTCGGCCTGGCCCTGGTGCGGCGGATCGTGGAGGAAAACCACGGCGGCCGGATCGTGCTGACCCATTCGAGCCAGGACAAGGGAGCCACTTTCCTGGTCTGCCTGCCCGCGGCCCCGCATTGA